The Felis catus isolate Fca126 chromosome X, F.catus_Fca126_mat1.0, whole genome shotgun sequence genome includes a region encoding these proteins:
- the NONO gene encoding non-POU domain-containing octamer-binding protein codes for MQSNKTFNLEKQNHTPRKHHQHHHQQHHQQQQQQPPPPPIPANGQQASSQNEGLTIDLKNFRKPGEKTFTQRSRLFVGNLPPDITEEEMRKLFEKYGKAGEVFIHKDKGFGFIRLETRTLAEIAKVELDNMPLRGKQLRVRFACHSASLTVRNLPQYVSNELLEEAFSVFGQVERAVVIVDDRGRPSGKGIVEFSGKPAARKALDRCSEGSFLLTTFPRPVTVEPMDQLDDEEGLPEKLVIKNQQFHKEREQPPRFAQPGSFEYEYAMRWKALIEMEKQQQDQVDRNIKEAREKLEMEMEAARHEHQVMLMRQDLMRRQEELRRMEELHNQEVQKRKQLELRQEEERRRREEEMRRQQEEMMRRQQEGFKGTFPDAREQEIRMGQMAMGGAMGINNRGAMPPAPVPAGTPAPPGPATMMPDGTLGLTPPTTERFGQAATMEGIGAIGGTPPAFNRAAPGAEFAPNKRRRY; via the exons ATGCAGAGCAATAAAACCTTTAACTTGGAGAAGCAAAACCATACTCCAAGGAAGCATCATCAGCATCACCACCAGCAGCACCaccaacagcaacagcaacagccACCACCGCCACCAATACCTGCAAATGGGCAACAAGCCAGCAGCCAAA ATGAAGGCTTGACTATTGACCTGAAGAATTTTAGGAAACCAGGAGAGAAGACCTTCACCCAACGTAGCCGGCTTTTTGTGGGCAATCTTCCTCCTGACATCACTGAGGAGGAGATGAGGAAACTATTTGAGAAATACGGGAAGGCAGGCGAAGTCTTCATTCATAAGGATAAGGGCTTTGGCTTTATCCGCTTG GAAACACGAACCCTAGCAGAGATTGCCAAAGTAGAGCTGGACAACATGCCACTTCGTGGAAAGCAGCTGCGTGTGCGCTTTGCCTGCCATAGTGCATCGCTTACGGTCCGAAACCTTCCTCAGTATGTTTCTAACGAACTGCTGGAGGAAGCTTTTTCTGTGTTTGGCCAAGTGGAAAGGGCTGTAGTCATCGTGGATGATAGAGGAAGGCCCTCAGGAAAAGGCATTGTTGAATTCTCAGGGAAGCCAGCTGCTCGGAAAGCTCTGGACAGGTGCAGTGAAGGCTCCTTCCTGTTAACCAC ATTTCCTCGGCCTGTGACTGTGGAGCCCATGGACCAGTTGGATGATGAAGAGGGACTTCCAGAGAAGCTGGTTATAAAGAACCAGCAATTTCATAA GGAGCGAGAACAGCCACCCAGATTTGCACAGCCTGGCTCCTTTGAGTATGAGTATGCCATGCGCTGGAAGGCACTCATTGAgatggagaagcagcagcaggaccAAGTGGACCGCAACATCAAGGAAGCTCGTGAGAAGCTGGAGATGGAGATGGAGGCTGCTCGCCATGAGCACCAAGTCATGTTAATGAGACAGG ATTTGATGAGGCGTCAAGAAGAACTCCGGAGGATGGAAGAGCTGCACAACCAAGAGGTGCAAAAACGAAAGCAACTGGAGCTCAG GCAGGAGGAAGAGCGCAGGCGCCGTGAAGAAGAGATGCGGCGGCAGCAGGAAGAAATGATGCGGCGACAGCAGGAAGGATTCAAGGGAACATTCCCTGATGCG agagaacagGAGATACGGATGGGCCAGATGGCCATGGGAG GTGCTATGGGCATAAACAACAGAGGCGCCATGCCCCCTGCTCCAGTGCCAGCTGGTACCCCAGCTCCTCCAGGACCTGCCACTATGATGCCAGATGGAACCTTGGGATTG acCCCACCAACAACTGAACGCTTTGGCCAGGCTGCTACCATGGAAGGAATTGGGGCCATTGGTGGAACCCCTCCTGCGTTCAACCGTGCAGCTCCTGGAGCTGAATTTGCTCCAAACAAACGTCGCCGATActaa